The sequence CCCCCCTCCAGCCGTATTCTGCTTCACTGCGATGGTAACCAATCAATCGATCACACAGGCCGATCCCGACCTGGCGTACTGTCACGAGGCGATTCGCGGCGTCTCGCGGACCTTCGCGCTCACGGTCGACCAACTGGACGCCCCGATGGACGATTACATCAGCGTGGGCTATCTCCTCTGCCGTGTCGCGGACACCATCGAAGACGCGAATCACATCCCCACCGAGACCCAGCGCTCACTGCTGCGTCGGTTCGATGCGGCCCTCGACCCGACCGACGACACGACGATTCGGGCCTTCGACGAGGCGGTCGACGAGTGGCTCCCCCCGGAAGCGGAACGCAACGACGACTGGGAGGTCGTCTCGCGAACTCCGACGGTCTTCGCGACCTTCGCATCCTTCGAGGCGTCGACCCAGGCGGCCATCCGCCCGTCCGTCCGCGAGATGGTCGTCGGGATGGAGACCTTCCTCGAGCGCTACGCCGACCGTCCTGGAATCCGCATCCAGCAGTACGCCGAACTCGAGCGGTATTCCCATTTCGTCGCCGGCACCGTCGGGACGCTCATCACGAACCTCCTCGGCGGGGCGGCGGTCGCCCCCGATCACCTGCACACGATGGAACGGACCGCCGAGGGCTTTGGTCGATTGCTCCAGCTCGTCAACATCGCGAAGGACGTGGGCGCGGACGCCGCCGCGGAGGACAACGTCTATCTCCCCGCAGAATGGCTCCACGAGGAGGGGGTCGATCCCGACGAGATACTCGACCCCTCGAACGAGGAGGGGGTCGGTCGGGTGATCGAGCGGGTGGTCGGCCGTGCCCGGGGATATCTCGACGACGGCCTCGCGTACCTCGAGGCGATGCCGCTCCGGTCCGGGAACACCCTCGCCGCGTGGGCCGTTCCCTACCTGCTCGCGGTCGCCACCCTGCGGGAACTCGAAAGACGTCCGCGGGACGCACTGACGAGTACCGGAGTAAAGATCACCCGAAATGAGGTGTTCGCCGTACTCGACGCGGCGTCGTCGATGCGCCGCGAGGATATCGCGACCCTGCAGGCGAGGATCAGTCGGGAACCACTGCACGAAAGCGATTGGTGACAGTCGCCGACTCGGTCACTGTTGCTCAGTTCGCTGCGGGTGGACGTACCACCTGATGAGACGCCAGTACGTTGTCGTCACTGCGTCGGGAGCGACACTCCAGACGAACGGCGATGAACGTGATATCAGCCGAAGGTCACTGAGGAGGCGTCTTCGAAGGGGACGGCCCGCATCTGCTTGGGATACGTGATGCGAACGAATCCCGGTCGCTGACTCGCTTCTACGACCGGTTGGACGCCTGCTGGCACGTCGAAGTGATCGCCGGGGCGAACGAGTTCCGTGACGAGCCGATATGTATCGGTAGTCATGGGTTACTGCGGTCGGTCACACCGGGCGGCCGACCGTTGCGCTCGATAAGGTACTGGCTACCAAGACAGTTTCGGCCCCAAACCCCACGAAACTGTCGTCCCATCACCAAGAGTGGGTCCCGTGAGACGTCTCAAAGGATTGTGCGTAGGCTCGCTGTGGAACGTGGGATTCCCGATATCCGACGGTCGGTGCTGGAGCGGCGATCGATCACTCACCGGCAAAAAATATGGGGAACTCGTCACCGGGGGGGGGGGTGCGGTCAGCTACTGGAATCCGATCTCGTGGCGCTGATTTTGCTCGTCTTTCGGGATGATGATGTTACAGACGCCGTTTTCGTGTTTCGCTACAACCTGCTCCGGATCGATCTGCATCGGCAGCGGAATCGTGCGTTCCACTCTGAGCGGTCGTTCGGAGAGTACCAGTTGCTCGTCGCTGGTATCCCCGACGGGTTCTTCGTGGCGGTCGCCGCTCACGTGTAACGTGTTCCCGTCGGCGTGGATTTCCAGGTGTTTCTCCTCGAAGCCAGGTGTATCGACGTACACCACGAGTTCGTCCGGGGAATCGACGATGTCCACGAGCGGAACTGCTGGTGGGACGTACTGCATCGCCGATTCGGCCGTCGCGGATTCGCTCGTCACGCTACCGTAACGCGGTTGCTGGACGGTACCGGGAGTCGTCGACGCCATCGACGGTCCGATGGCCGATGTCGATTGGGCGGTCGTCGTTCCCGTCTGTTCGTAGCCGGAATACCGTGGATCCTGTTGCCAGTTCGGATTCCACGTCATTGGTGGCTGATTGGCTGGAGCGTGCTGGGTTGCTGGCCGATTTGCGGTCTTGTGGCCTGGAACGGGGAACTCCACTGTCCGGTCGCCGACAGCTGTTGACCGCCGACGAACGGGGCGAGTTGTGGGAGATACTGCGCCAGTTGGTCACCGGTCATCCCGAGGCGCCTCGCGAGAACCTCCGCGATGACCGGCGTCTCGGCCATTTCGACGGCCTGGCGAGTCGGCATCTCCTGTGCCCGTGGCTGGGCTTGCCGTTCGAACGCTTGGCCGGCCCCGTACTGACCGAACTCGCCCGGGCGCTGTGTGAACTGCGGATTCATCGCGGATGGCTGTTGACTCGCGTGTCCTTGTTCGGACCATCCCACTACTGGCGCCTGCTGGATGGGCTGCTGGCCCTGCACTGGCGCCTGCTGGATAGGCTGCTGGCCCTGCACCGGGGTTTGGTGTGCTTGCTGCGGTCCAAACGCTTGCTCCTGCTGTTGGGGGGCCGTCGCCCATTGGTCGGGCAGCTGTGACTGCGTCGACGCCTGGCGGGACGGTTGCTGGCGCTGGATCGGTGCTTGCTGAGCGGCCGGCTGTGTCGGCGTCGATTGTCGTTGCGGGAGGTATTCGGTCGAGGTCTGCTGGGGACGCGCTTCCAGTGTCGACACCATTCGTTGCTGCGGCGGTGACTGGGTCGCGAACTGGGGCGTCTGCTGGCTGAGCGATTGTTCTCGAGTCGGTGGCTGTTGGCCGAGCGGTACCTGCTGTGGGTTCGGCTGTGTGCCCGACTGTTCGAATCCCGATAGCGGTGGCTGCTGGCCTGGCATTTGCTCGTACATTGGTCGTCTGTCCCGGGGTACGGGACGCTTGTTCACAGGACTGGACGAGTGATAAACACTGACCGTTGTTTTGCCCAAAATCACGGGTTAGAGCACTTCTATCCCGGGAATAATGGGTTTGAAACGATTTCTTACAGTCCCAATTCGGACCGCAACCGGTCACCATTCCTTGGAAAGCGGCGGTCGCCTCGTGGCCGCCGGCCTGCCGCTCGGTATGATTCGCTTAGCGTTCCTCCGATAGCTGGTGTGGGGGAGACGTCGGTCGGGACCCCGTGAGAAACAGTTGGTAGGCGCGGTATTGTGGCGGGAGCACTGGTTCCGAGTCCACGGTTCCTCGCTGTTCTTCACGCCTGTGCATGCGGTACCCCGATAGTGCTCAGATTCTCTGCGACGCGCTCGTGGACTGGTCTCGTGGTGCTGGGGACGGTCGGTACGGGGTCGTCGTGGAAGGTGGCCGAACGATGAACTGCCGAACGGGATGAACAACCCGTTCGCGCCGTTCCGGTGGATCGGGTCCTGAACGCGGACTGCATCTCCGTCGGTCCGCTGGACAGGAGGACCAATTCGAACTCTTTTGTTGGAACCGACGGCGGCGGGGTGGGGAAGCTCCGATGTCGCGGAGACGCCCGATCGGCTCGACCAGTTCGACCACGGGTCGACGTGACCGAGAAATGAACGTGGGAGAGACCGACGATTCGGGCTCTCAGGAGGCCGTTCGAATTGCCTGCCCCCCGACGCCGAGAACGACTGCAGCGATGACGACGACGAAGGCAGCGAACTGCGTCGGCGTTCCCTGCATCAGACTCGTCCAGGGGTGATAGCGGGCGAACAGGAGGACGGCGATTACGACGGTGGCGACGATGCCGAACCACTCCCAGGGCGCCTTCTCCACCCCCGATCCTTCCGCGGTGGGGAACGTGATCTGGATGTTGAACCAGCCCAGGAAGCCGCCGAAGACACCGGCGAGGCTGATCCAGAGGAACTGGATCCACGGATTGATCGCCCAGGGACGCTCGACCGACTCCGCGAGAGCGCTCCCGAGCAACGGTTTCGGCTGATCGACTGCCGTCTCGTTTCTGGAACCGGTCCCGATCGATCGCCAATTCTCACCATTCGGAGCGGCCCACGTGCTGGCAAACCTGGACGTGTGAATGGTCGGTTCGCGCCGCTTGTCGGATCACGAACGTCTGAACGGCTCGCGGCTCTTCGGTGTTCAGGCGTCTCCGACGAGCTTCGCTTGCGCGATAATTAACTGGGCGTGTTCCTCCGCGTACTCCCTGCCTTTTTCACGGGCGATGAGGTTGATCGCCCGCTGCTCGGCCCGCGTTCGCCCTTCGTTCGCTTCATCTTCGGCCATTGTGATATCACTTTGGTCGACGTACAGATATCCATTGTGACCACACAGACGTTCCTTAGGAAACCTTGGCCCCTGAGAAGGACCTCAGTGCCGATACCCCCTAGAAACCTGGTGAGGAAATGCCCATATCGCAGTCATGGACGGACAATTTCATTACGCAAAGCGGCTTTCGGCACTGAGCGTTTCCTTTCCGCAGCGGGTATTCCTGCTGCTCGCGGTTCGGTCGCTGCGTTCTCGCTAGCTCACAGCAGAAGTGCCGCCTCCCGGATTTGAACCGGGGACAGCTCGATCTTCAGTCGAGTGCTCTCCCAGTCTG is a genomic window of Halanaeroarchaeum sp. HSR-CO containing:
- a CDS encoding phytoene/squalene synthase family protein, whose product is MVTNQSITQADPDLAYCHEAIRGVSRTFALTVDQLDAPMDDYISVGYLLCRVADTIEDANHIPTETQRSLLRRFDAALDPTDDTTIRAFDEAVDEWLPPEAERNDDWEVVSRTPTVFATFASFEASTQAAIRPSVREMVVGMETFLERYADRPGIRIQQYAELERYSHFVAGTVGTLITNLLGGAAVAPDHLHTMERTAEGFGRLLQLVNIAKDVGADAAAEDNVYLPAEWLHEEGVDPDEILDPSNEEGVGRVIERVVGRARGYLDDGLAYLEAMPLRSGNTLAAWAVPYLLAVATLRELERRPRDALTSTGVKITRNEVFAVLDAASSMRREDIATLQARISREPLHESDW
- a CDS encoding Hsp20/alpha crystallin family protein; amino-acid sequence: MTWNPNWQQDPRYSGYEQTGTTTAQSTSAIGPSMASTTPGTVQQPRYGSVTSESATAESAMQYVPPAVPLVDIVDSPDELVVYVDTPGFEEKHLEIHADGNTLHVSGDRHEEPVGDTSDEQLVLSERPLRVERTIPLPMQIDPEQVVAKHENGVCNIIIPKDEQNQRHEIGFQ